The Anas platyrhynchos isolate ZD024472 breed Pekin duck chromosome 3, IASCAAS_PekinDuck_T2T, whole genome shotgun sequence genome includes a window with the following:
- the STX11 gene encoding syntaxin-11 translates to MKDRLNELREFARLHNPEFSDTEDDENSPRDILLYETDYALETLHKDIQTIRTENDLLKEDVKRLKKQNSRFLTSMRRLSSIKRDTNGIARDIKARGESIHRKLQIMRDFSEDAITKYGVMSVIARVAKNHYVDLMHAFQEAMFEYNATEMNQRENCKIRIQRQLEIMGKDVSGNQIEEMIEQGKWDVFSENLLSDVKGARSALNEIETRHKELVKLESRIKEVHELFLQVALLVEEQADTFDVIEINMQNVEDYVGDAKEQVKKALEYRRKHPLRTILCCCISCCRR, encoded by the coding sequence ATGAAAGACCGGCTAAACGAGCTGCGTGAATTTGCCAGGTTACACAACCCTGAGTTTTCTGATACTGAGGATGACGAAAATTCACCCCGCGACATTCTCCTTTATGAGACTGATTATGCCTTGGAAACTCTTCATAAAGATATACAGACCATCCGGACAGAAAATGACCTCCTAAAAGAGGATGTCAAGCGtctcaaaaagcaaaacagccgCTTCCTGACTTCCATGCGCCGTCTCAGTAGCATCAAACGAGATACTAATGGTATTGCCAGAGACATCAAGGCCCGTGGAGAAAGCATCCACAGGAAACTCCAAATAATGAGAGATTTCAGTGAAGATGCGATAACAAAATATGGGGTTATGTCTGTCATTGCCAGGGTAGCAAAGAACCACTACGTGGACCTCATGCATGCCTTTCAGGAAGCTATGTTTGAATACAACGCAACAGAGATGAACCAACGGGAGAACTGCAAGATACGAATTCAGCGGCAGCTAGAGATCATGGGCAAGGATGTTTCTGGCAACCAGATTGAGGAGATGATTGAGCAAGGCAAGTGGGATGTCTTCTCTGAGAACCTCTTGTCTGATGTTAAGGGGGCTCGCTCAGCCTTGAATGAGATAGAGACACGTCATAAGGAGCTGGTGAAGTTAGAAAGTCGCATCAAGGAGGTTCACGAGCTCTTTCtgcaggtggccctgctggtAGAAGAACAGGCAGACACCTTTGACGTCATTGAGATAAATATGCAAAATGTTGAGGACTACGTAGGAGACGCCAAAGAACAAGTGAAAAAAGCTTTagaatacagaagaaaacaccCTTTACG